CGCTGAAATCAAAGCAACCAACTCTCTGTTTCTTGCCGATGCCTGGATAGCGGCCGGTGCCGTACTTCAAGGGGCTGTACTGGTGCACAAGGACCCCGAGTTTCAAGCCCTTAACGTGGGCCAGGAAATTCTTCCTCTGAAAGGGAAACCATCTTCCACATGACAGAAATGCTGGAGTGCTGGCCCTAGTTGAATCCAGCCCCACATGAACACCCAAAGGATGTCCAGTTTAAGGGGGTAAGCTCCGCAGACGCTTACGCATCATTCAACGGGGATTGAAAGAAATTCTGGGATGCTGGGGATACAAAGATAATACCGGGATGCTCGCCCCGGTGAAATCAGCTCCACTGGCCTTCGGCATTTCCCGGGGTAAAAATGCTGGGATGAGTAATCGTTCACCGTTCAGGGTTCAACGTTCAAGGTTGGGAGACAGGAAGAAGATAGAAGAAGTGCTGGGACGAGTATACGTTCACCGTTCAGGGTTCATGGTTCAAGGTTGGGAGACAGGAAGAAGAAATAAGAAATGCTGGGCAGAGGATTTGGACCGCAGATAAGAAGGAGAAGAAAAGAATTATTGGCCACGGACAAGAAAGGCAGACAATAAAGACAGACTGAAGAGAAAATCATTTCCTGTGAAGGACTTCTTCACAGAAAAACTTCCCTCGCCAAAGGCGATGACAATTTTTTCTACCGGCAAGTCGCCGGGTGAAAAATGTTTTAGTCTGTATTTAACGTCTGACTTTTCGTCTGTGGCTGAAATAAGAAAAGAACTGTTGGCCTTGGACCGGAAAGACAGGCAGAAAAGAAAGGAAAGATTAATGGCCACGGACAGGAAAGGCAGACAATAAAGACAGACTGAAGAGAAAATCATTTCCTGTGAAGGACTTCTTCACAGGAAAACTTACCTCGCCAAAGGCATGACAACCTTTTCTCTCAGCATCTTGCTGCATAAATTTGAAATTATCTCATTCCTTGTTCTTGCCAGCTTTTTTGATTTTCATTAAAAAGGTATTGTAAAAGATTCATGCAGAAAAAGAAACTTCTAAAAAAAATTATCAATGGATCCAGAAATGTAAAGTTTTCTGATATGGTGAACTTGGTGAAAGGGTTCGGATTTTGTTTATGAAGAACTGAAGGAAGCCACCACATTTTTGTGCATCCGAACATACCTGAACAGATTAATCTCCAGGAAGTAAAAGGAGAAGCCAAACCATATCAAGTAAGACAATTTGTCAAACTTATTGAAAAACATAACCTGCATTTGGAGAAAGAATAATGTCTGATTATCATGTTAATATTTTCTATTCACAAGAAGATCAGGGATATATAGCTGATATTCCTGATCTCGAATCGTGTTCAGCGTTCGGGGAAACGCCTGAAAGTGCACTGAGAGAGGCTCTTATAGCGAAAAAACTATGGATAGAATCTGCAAAAATTCAAGGAAAACCAATACCTTCTCCCATGTATCGTCCAGCCATCTACCAAGTTGCATAAAAGGGATGATGACTGCAGGTGATCATTTTTTAAGAAGAAAGAAGATTTAATGGCCACGGACGGGGGAGGCAGACGGTTTTGGGCCAGGAAGAGGAAGAGTTTATTGGCCACAGACAAGAAAGGCAGACGTCAAAGGCAGACGTAAGAGAAAATCATTTCCTGTGGAGGACTTCTCCACAGGAAAACTTGCCTCGCCAAAGGCGATGACAATTTTTTCTACCGGCAAGTTGCCGGGTGAAAAGTGTTTTAGTCTGTATTAAACGTCTGTCTTATCGTCTGTGGCTAAAATAAGAAAAGTATTATTGGCCACGGACAAGAAAGGTTCACCCAGTTAAATCCAGCGTAGCTGGAACGCGAAGCGTTATTTAACCGGGCAGGGACTATAAAGGCAGACAAAAGAACTATCATTTTCTGTGAAGGACTTCTCCACAGAAAAACTTCCCTCGCCAAAGGCGATGACAATTTTTTCTACCGGCAAGTCGCCGGGTGAAAAATGTTTTAGTCTGTATTAAACGTCTGTCTTATCGTCTGTGGCTGAAATAAGAAAAGTATTATTGGCCACGGACAGGAAAGGCAGACGGGAAAGGCAGACGTAAGAGAAAATCATTTCCTGTGGAGGACTTCTCCACAGGAAAACTTGCCTCGCCAAAGGCGATGACAATTTTTCTACCGGCAAGTTGCCGGGTGAAAAATGTTTTAGTCTGTATTAAACGTCTGTCTTATCGTCTGTGGCTAAAATATGAAAAGAATTTATGGCCACCCCGATGAAACCCAGTGAAATTCGCTCCGCTGAGACTTCGTCCCCCAATGAAATCCAGCACAGCTGGACTGCCACGGGCAGTATTTCATGGGGTAAATATTTCACAAGGCAAGCAACGCGAAGCGTTCCTGCGAAGCAGGGTTTCATCGATGCTGGAAATGAGAGGCAAGTTTAATTTTCAGGAAAAACTGAAGGATACCTCTCAACCTTTTGTAATATTGTAAAAAATCATACTATTGATGTAGAACCCTTTCATTTTTTGTCTTGATATGAGAAAAAGACCTAATGCACGTTGAAAAACGAAAAATTCTTGATTACCTGCTCAACAAGGAAAAAAGTCGAGGAAAAGCTGCTTTCTTTATGACTA
This DNA window, taken from Desulfonatronovibrio magnus, encodes the following:
- a CDS encoding type II toxin-antitoxin system HicB family antitoxin — encoded protein: MSDYHVNIFYSQEDQGYIADIPDLESCSAFGETPESALREALIAKKLWIESAKIQGKPIPSPMYRPAIYQVA